The following are from one region of the Spartinivicinus poritis genome:
- a CDS encoding segregation and condensation protein A, whose product MNKQVDLSTADGTVDESVTVVDADETVVAAEQAEAVVDTDATDEEGIKRRFRQHSQQQELPFAVIQGKPVTEIPQDLYIPPDALEVFLEAFEGPLDLLLYLIKRQNMDVLEICVADITRQYMDYVELMKAVQFELAAEYLVMAAMLAEIKSRMLLPRTETAEEEEEADPRAELIRRLLEYERFKKAAEDLDNLPREGRDYYSVSAAPPTIVAEKQHPDVDLKEILLALSGVLKRAELSENHQIEQEALSTRERMTQVLSMLSADSFTPFVSLFKVEEGKLGVVVTFLAVMELIKESLVEIVQTEPFAPIHVKAKAVHDDGTTSD is encoded by the coding sequence ATGAATAAACAGGTTGATCTTTCTACAGCTGATGGAACAGTAGACGAGTCGGTTACTGTTGTTGATGCAGATGAAACAGTGGTTGCAGCAGAGCAAGCCGAAGCGGTTGTTGATACTGACGCAACAGACGAGGAAGGCATTAAGCGTCGGTTTCGTCAGCACAGCCAACAACAAGAGCTACCTTTTGCTGTTATACAAGGTAAACCTGTTACTGAAATACCACAGGACTTGTATATTCCACCTGATGCTTTGGAAGTTTTTTTGGAAGCATTTGAGGGGCCGCTGGATTTATTGTTGTACCTGATAAAACGGCAGAACATGGATGTGTTGGAAATCTGTGTGGCGGATATTACCCGGCAGTACATGGATTATGTGGAGTTAATGAAAGCAGTCCAGTTTGAGTTAGCAGCAGAATATCTTGTGATGGCAGCAATGCTGGCTGAAATTAAGTCCAGAATGCTATTGCCACGCACTGAAACAGCAGAGGAAGAAGAGGAAGCAGATCCTCGCGCAGAATTAATTCGTCGTTTATTAGAGTACGAACGGTTTAAAAAAGCAGCAGAAGATTTAGATAACTTGCCAAGAGAAGGGCGAGATTATTATTCAGTGTCTGCTGCCCCGCCAACCATTGTGGCTGAAAAACAACACCCTGATGTTGACCTTAAAGAAATATTGCTTGCACTGTCTGGTGTGCTAAAGCGGGCAGAGCTATCTGAAAATCACCAAATAGAGCAGGAAGCCCTCTCAACCCGTGAGCGAATGACCCAAGTACTGAGTATGTTGTCAGCAGATTCATTTACGCCTTTTGTTTCCTTGTTCAAAGTTGAAGAAGGCAAGCTAGGGGTAGTAGTGACATTTTTAGCGGTAATGGAGCTAATCAAAGAGTCTCTTGTAGAGATTGTTCAAACCGAGCCATTTGCTCCCATTCATGTTAAAGCGAAGGCAGTCCATGATGACGGAACAACCAGCGATTAA
- a CDS encoding L-threonylcarbamoyladenylate synthase, translating to MSQFFQIHPENPQQRLINQAADIISDGGVVIFPTDSAYAIGCHIGEKKAIDRIRRIRQIDSRHNFTLMCRDLAEISTYAKVDNSAYRLLKTYTPDAYTFILQATREVPRRFLHPKRRTIGLRVPDCRVTQALLETLGSPMMSVTMILPGDKEPMIDPYEMRQMLEQQVDLIIDGGYCGMEATTVISMLDDVPEILREGKGDPSPFKEPSAA from the coding sequence GTGAGTCAATTTTTTCAAATTCATCCAGAAAATCCACAACAGCGCCTTATCAATCAAGCAGCCGATATTATTAGTGATGGTGGGGTTGTTATTTTCCCTACAGATTCCGCCTATGCAATTGGCTGTCATATTGGTGAAAAAAAAGCCATTGACCGCATCCGTCGTATACGGCAAATCGATTCTCGGCATAATTTTACCTTAATGTGTCGTGATTTAGCTGAGATATCTACGTACGCTAAAGTTGACAACTCAGCTTATCGACTGCTTAAAACTTATACGCCAGATGCATACACGTTTATTTTGCAAGCGACTAGAGAAGTACCCAGGCGCTTCTTACACCCTAAGCGTCGTACAATTGGTTTACGCGTACCAGACTGCCGGGTGACGCAAGCATTATTGGAAACATTAGGTTCGCCAATGATGAGCGTCACCATGATTTTACCGGGTGATAAAGAACCAATGATTGATCCCTATGAAATGCGGCAAATGCTGGAGCAGCAGGTCGATTTGATTATTGATGGCGGCTACTGTGGTATGGAAGCAACAACCGTTATCTCAATGCTGGATGATGTGCCAGAGATATTGCGTGAAGGCAAGGGTGATCCATCGCCTTTTAAGGAGCCCTCAGCTGCTTAG